The genomic DNA TAAGACACTTCAATCTATCAAAAAACGGCTTTAACACGCAAGTGTCAAAGCCGTTTTTGGTTACACTCGGGCGGCCTCTGTCTTTCTGTATAGGTGTTTTACTAATTTGTATACCTTTTTCAGTCCATGCTGGAGCTATTTTTGGTAGTAAGCAAAACTTCTTCTATCTATAACTTCTACATTTCTTTGCTAATCTGGCTATCTTTCTATCACCCTTATTTTAAAACTTGATATAATATAAAAGCCCGGCATATGCCGGGCTTTTTGACAAAACTAAGGCTCCGCATTTTATGCGGAGCCTTTTTAATAGGTTATAAATTTAGCTATTCATCGAAAGAACATCGGCAAATGCCTGAATTGCGGTCTTGGCCTGGCCGAAATCGCGCATCTGCTGGTCAACACCCAGTTTGATGTGCGGTACACCAGCGTCGTCAAGTGCTTTCTTCAGCGAAGGATATTCCATCTCTTCGGGATCGCAGAACTGCTGCATGAACAGAACCAGACCCTGTGCACCGCTGTCCTTAACCATATTGGCGACGAACTCACCGCGGCGGTTGAGGTTAGACTGCGGATCGTAGAGCAGAATATCATAATCCTGAGCGGCGAACTGCTCGGCCAGTGCCATCATGGGGTCACCGGTCTCGGGCGCGTCGACGCGGATAGGACGGCTCTCGTGCGCAACGTCGTCCGCTGCGATCGCAATGTTATTTTCTTCAAAGGCAGCCAGCAGCTTGGGATTGTCGCAGATGATACCAGAAGTAACAACTTTGACACCCTTCCACTGACATACCGGCAACTTCTCAAGCTCGGCGTTGAGTTTTTCCAGCTTTTCAGTGTAGACATCTTTCAGCATAAACCACGAAGCTTTGAGCACGTTGCTGCGCTTGGTGGGGGTTATGACGTCACAGTGATCATTTGCCAGCTTGACAAACTTGCGGCGGGCGGCGCGGCTCTTGTTGTAAACCTTAATAGCATCCGAGAGAGCAGCGTCGGTGATTGGTGCGCCAGAAATCTTCTCAAGCTCGTTCTTAATGTTGGTGTACTGGCTAACGGTGAACTTCTTGCCATAGTCGGGCATACGGTTCTGCGGATGCGCCAGGAAGATGACCGGCATCTTATGGCCCATCGCAACGCGGATGTTCTGAGACATCGGGCGCAGCGTATCACAAATGGTAGGGGTGATCACACCGTCAAGCTTATCCATCGTACCGTCGAGCAGCATCTCAAGGTCAAGCTGAGCAATCGTGCAATAGAAGGTTGCGCAATATTCCTTAGCCTTGGAGATAGTCTTATTGTTGCTGCCCCACATGCCAAAGGGAACCATGCCAGCCGCATGGACCAGCTCTTCCGGAACGAAATAAGGCATCACGCCGATAACCTTTTTCCCCTCAGCCTTGTAGCTGTCAAGCTGCTTGCCAGGATGGTAGGCAATCTCTTTAAATTCATTCAGCAAAGTTTCGATGCTCATTATGCACGGCCCTCCTTGGCTCTCTTGGTCTCTTCAATTGCTTCTACGAGACCCTGAACACGCGTCTCATACTGGGCAGCATTGAAGTTTCTGGGGTCGGCCTGGTCGCCATCAAAGCCGACACAGGGAATACCCAGGTCCGCGGTGAAGCGGCGCTGCATCTCAGCCATATAACCGCTCCAAGGCTTACAGCTGCGGTTGTAGTGAACCAGCACGCCATCAACCTTGTTGTCACGGCAAATGCCTTCGCGCCAGTCAACGCCCTGCTCGATACATACCGAGTTGGGTGCCTTGCAGTAAGCACGGATCATCTCATCAAAGTTGCTATAGGTGAAGCCAAACGCCGGCGCATAAACAACGGCGGTGACGTTGAGGCCATGGGTCTTCAAGGGCTTAAACAGTGCCCTGAGGTCGGGCCAACAGGGAATACCCTCGAACATGATGCGGTGCTGCTCGGGGAAGGGCAGGGTAGACTCGCCGTTCTTGACGTTCTCCTCAAGCTCCTTGGCCAGCATTTCAAAGGCCTCGGCAGCCGCGGGCTTAACACGGGCAGTCACGACGTCGGCCATGTGGTTAAACAGGTCAAAGCCGCTTAAGGGCGAGGGCTTGTATTGACAGTAGTCACAAACCTTCAGCCACGCCTGTGCACAGCGGTTAGCATTGTTGCAAACCTCTTCAAACTTCTTTTCATCCCACTTACGACCCGAGATTTTCTCGAGCTGCTTGATGGCGTCCATAAACTGACCCTTGATGTATTCCACATAGCTGTCATCAACCGTCACATGGTTGTTGTAGGGGACGTCGATCATGATCAGCGGGATATCGTTCATGCGGCAGATGTTCTCATACCACTTGGTCATGCAGTTGCAAATGTTGTTGCAGCACAACACAAAGTCAGGCAACGGCATACGGCGAGACTCGTTGGTCGTCTCAACGCCGTTAGCATAAGCGAGGCTGATGCGTGCATATCCGCAGATATCGGCATCAAAGCCCATTTCTTCCGCAGCCTTGCACATGCGCTCGCCATCTTTCTGCGCAGCAATACCAGCAGCCTGATTCTCAGGATATACAATTTTCAGCCCGAGTGTCTCGGCAATTTCTGCCGGGAACTTGGAAGAAGACCAGCCGATGGGCTCTCCATTGGCCTTCGCCACGCGTGCCGCCTCGTAAACATCGGTAACAACCTGACGCAGCGCCGCAGAAGCTGCGCTGACCTTCTTAGGAGGCTTAGCAGCAGCTGGAGCCGCAGCAGTGTTTACATTTTCAGCCATAATCGTTCATTACCTCCAGTTCTTTCATAAACCAATTGCTATATTTCCAAACCGAAACAAAGTGATCTTTGGTCGGTGTAGTTGGTTATTTACTGCACTTTTGATAAGCAAATATTGCAGCACCCAGTGCGCCAACATACTGAGTGAGAGGAGAGGTATGGATGGTGTGCCCCAGCTCTTCTTGAAGAGCCTTGACAACACCCGCATTCTGAGCGACGCCACCGGTCATAACCACCATGTCACGAACGCCCACGCGGTGTGCCAAACCAACAACGCGGCTGGCTACTGAATGATGTATACCGTTTATAATATCGCATTTATCCGTGCTCTGCGCTAACTGAGAAATAACCTCAGATTCGGCAAAAACGGTACAGGTTGAGCTGATTGCCACTCGCTTTGTGGAGTGAGACCCCAGCATGGCAAGATCGCTGACCTTGACCTCGAGTACGCGAGCCATGACATCCAGAAAACGACCTGTGCCGGCAGCACATTTATCGTTCATCTGAAAATTGACCATCGCACCGTTCTCAATCTGCATCACCTTGACGTCCTGACCGCCAATATCTATAACGGTACGAACCTCAGGGAAAAGAAAATGCGCGCCCTTGGCATGGCACGAAAGCTCACTCATCTGCTGGTTCGCAAATGTAATCGAGTTACGGCCATAACCTGTAGCCAGAATATAATTCATATCCTCAATCTTGATACCGGTGGTCTCAACAATTTCCTTGACCACCCGCTCGGGGCCACTGGTTCCAGCGCCAACCGGAATCAACGCTTTTCCCATGATTTCCTTGCCATTCTTGAGGACAATACATTTCGATGCGGTAGAACCCACATCGATTCCCATTGTAATGATATCGCTCATAATCCTATCTCTCCTGAGCCGCATTGCGCTGAATGCGCAATGCGGCATCAATTAACTCATTTTACTTCTTAGTGAAGGTTTCAAAATCCCGCATGGTTCTGGGGGTCAGCATCTGATGGAAGGGGCAGACGGCCTTGGGATTCTGATAGTATGCGTTAGCAAACGCCTTGATATAAGGACGCAGCATATTCATATCGACAATTTTGTCAACAAAACCATCCTTCTCGCAATAGAAGGGGCTGGATTTCTCAGCATATTCCTTGATAAGCTCGTTCATCTTCTCGATGATCGGGCCAATGTCCTTGCCGGCCTTGTGGTCCTTGACCAGTCTGCGCGAATACATAGCAGCAGCAGCAGTCTCACCATGCATGACGTAAATCTCGGTCGCAGCAGTGCCCAGCGAGAATACGTTGGTGTCGTTGCCCTGCGGGCCGCCCAGCACATAGTGCGCAGCAGCGGTACCCTTACGCAACGTAATCTCAAGCGAGGGCATATCGGATTTCTGAATCGAGTAGATCAGACCCTGGCCCAGGCCGAGCAGCTCAGCGCACTCTGCCTCGTCACCAACGTCGATGCCGGTGGTATCCTGAACCCAAACCAGCGGGATGCAGTCACGCGCACAAAGAGTGACGAACTCGTTCATCTTGATCAGGCCCTGACGGTACAACTTACCACCAATGCCCATCGCGCCTTCGCCCTTGTACTCGGGATAGTTCGTCAACAGACCCTGTGCGTTTGCAATAACGCCGACCAGCAGGCCGTCCATCTTGGCAAGACCGGTGATCATTTCGGGGCCATAGCCCTTCTTGTACTCAAAAAACTCAGAGTTATCGAAGATACGAGCCAGCACCTCATAGGTGTTGTAGGTCTTCTTCTGGTTGGTGGGGACGATGGTATAAAGCTCACTGGCATCAAACTGGGGCTCACGGGGCTCATCAACACGGAAGTACTCCAGGTTGTAAGCGGGCGCATATTCCATATACTTCTTGATGGCTTCGAGCACGCCCTGCTCCTCAGCATAAACCTCACGGAAGAAACCAGTCTGGTTGTGGTGTACACCAACCGAACCGGGAGGTGCAATCTCAGGACCATTTTCGGTCGCATCAATCAGCGCCATTGCGCTCTCCTCATCAACATAACCCTTGGGGTTCATGCCGCCGAGGATGCCTGCACCACCAACCGCCATATTGGCATTTGCATGGGCGATCAGGATGGTCGGGCTGATGGAGTGATAACCACCGCCTGCAGGGTTGGTGCCATAGATCGCGACAAGAACTGGAATGCCCATCTGAGCCAGCTCGGCGTTACGATAGAAGGGGGTGCCGCCGCCACGGCGGTTGGGATAAACTTTCTCCTGCTCGTCGAGCTTAACACCAGAGCAGTTGAGCACATAGATCAGCGGAATACGCAGACGCTTCGCAGTGTCAGAAGCACGCAACAGGTTATCCGCCTGTCCGGGAATCCAAGCACCGGCCAGCTTCTTGTTGTCAGAGGCAACGATAACAGCCCATTTACCGCCGATGCGGCCAAGGCCCTTGATGATAGCAGTGGAGCCGCCATCATTGTCCATCGGATTGTAAAGGGTGTTAAGGGGGCACCAGGTGCCCTGATCAATCAGCGAATAAACACGCTGCATAGCGGTCATCTGACCGGCTTTGTTCAAGCTCTCGGTGGAACGGCCATTGTCGAGAACAGCTTCAACCTTCTCAGTCATCGCTTGCTCTCTTGCCTTGATTTCCGCCTCGTTTTCGGGGTTGAGGTTGACCAGCGGCTTTCCTATCACCGGCATATTCTGAAAATAGCCGGGCATTGAGTAGTTGCTCATGGCTTTATCTCCCTTCTTATACTTAGTCCTTGGGAACCTGGATAAACGCTTGACCCGGGTCAATTTCCTCACGAATCATACGGATAACCTCAGGGTCGGGTGCATCGAGTGCAACCGCGCGTGATACATCAATTTCAAATCCAGTATGCTCGATGACGTCCTCGGGGGAGGATGTGGGGTAGTAACCAGCAAGGTACATGCGCTTGGTCTTTTCATCAAACTTCATGATGCCGCGGTCGGTAACAACCATCTGCGGGCCACGGTTGGTGGGCAGACCCATCTTTGCGCGGCCGTCGGGGCCGTCAATGTAGCCAGGGCTGGTGATATAGTCAATTTTGTCCATAAAGCGGCGCTTCTCGTGCTGCATCATGATAACGGTATTAGCAAAGGTCGCGATACCGTTTGCACCACCCGAACCGGTGAAACGGGTCTTGGGGTGATGGTAGTCACCGATCGAGGTGGAGTTAACGTTGCCATAGGGGTCAATCTGCGCACCGCCGATAAAGGCAATGAGACGATCGTTGTCATGCAGCCACTCATTGGCCTCAAAGCCGATGAAACGAACGTTGGGCCACTGTACGGCGCAGTGCGCCATGAAGCGGTTGTCGCCAACCGAACGAGGAACCTCGATAGGGGAACAGTCCATGAGACCACTCTCGACGATGAGCTGGCAGCCCGGTGCGAACACGCGCTTTGCAAGGGATGCACCGATCAGCGGAAGACCGGTGCCTACGATAACGATCTGACCGTTCTCGATCACCTTAGCGATGGTAACGGCCTGCATTTCTTTATTTGTATAATTTGTGTAATCAGCCATTGTATGCACCCTCCTTACTTCTTTAACTCTTTGGTGGCGTAGCCATAGCCGGGAACATTGTACAAACCGACGAGGCGGGAAGCACCGACAAGATCCAGGTAATCCTCATGGGTCTTGGGGCCGTAAACATACTTGTCAACAAACGCCTTAAAGTCCTCTTCGGTCTTAGAGGCTTCGCCGTATTCCTTGAGCATGGGGTTGTCATAGTCGTAGTAGTTGTAGCACTGCGAGGGATGCGCACCGAATGGGGCATGTACAACAGCGGATACACAGAAGGGCGGGATGCTGTTCTTAGTCGGATCAAGACGGATCTGCTCATTGGAAACCAGTTCTTCACAGGTGACGATCACGTTCTTTGCGGCAACCGCAATGTCAACGTCGTGGAATTCGTCGCCCTCAATCGAACAGGTGCCATCGGGAGCGGCCTTCTGAACGTGGATGATGGCGGTGTCAAGCTTCGGCACCGGGAGCGCAACGACCTTCTCACCGGGGTTGAAGGGGTTGTCGATATAGACAAACTTGTCTTCGGGCAGCTTCGGAATGGTCTTGCGAACCTCCTTGCTGATGCCCCACATATCGACGAGCGAAGAGCCCATCATCAGGCGCACAGGCAGGAAGGGCAGGCCCAGCGAAGCAGCGTGCAGCATCATCATAACGGCGTCCTGAGAGTAGTCCTCCATGATGAGCTTACCTTCTTCATAGGCTTTACGATAACGGCGCGAGACGTTGGTAACGCCCGAGTCGGCGGTGTAGCAGTTGATATAAGCCTTGACGCGACCCTCGCCGATCATCATATCCCAGTCGCCGCCGGCCGGTCCAGCATAGACGATAAAATCGGTAAGACCCTGACGCAAAATCTCACGAGCTGCGGCATAAGGCTTTCTGTTGGTGGTAAAGCCGCCAAAACAGATATTATCTCCACTATGCACGTACTTAGAAATTGCCTCGGACAAAGTTAATACTTTTTCCATAGTAAAACCTCCACTTTTACGTTTGTGTGTATAATTAGTACGCTATCTGCATCCTTTCGCAATCGGGCGAACGGCAGATCCGATTACTACACTCTTATCAGCCAATAACCACCAGCACATCGCCGGGGGAAACGGCCGCACCCTGAGCGACTCGTACTTCTTTGACAGTGCCGTCGCAGGGGGCAAAAATCTCGTTCTCCATCTTCATAGCTTCAAGCACAACAACAACTTGACCATTCTTGACAACATCGCCGACATTGACCAACATCTTAAAGATTGTGCCACTCATGGGGGCGGTGATGGATCCAGCACCAGCGGGTACGGGTGCAGCGGGTGCAGTAGGTGCAGCCGGTGCGGGCGCAGCGGGTGCAGTAGGTGCAGCCGGTGCGGGCGCAGCGGGCGCGGGAGCAGGAGCGGCAGGCGCGGGAGCAGGAGCCACAATCGGCGCACTAGTGGCAATCGCACCAGCGGCAATTTCTTCACGGGTCAGCGGGCGAAATACGTCCGTTCTCTCAATCTCTACATCGTAGGTTCTTCCGTTGAGGGTAGCAGTATACTTCATAACCATTCTCCTTACATCAAGTTTTTCAGATCTTCAAAATCCAAATTTAAACCTATAGTGCCAAAGCGCAAAATATTTAAAACCACAAACGGCAATTTGCGCCAGACAAAATAAAACCCCCTTACGTAAGCTTTTTCAGCCCCTTAAAAGCTGGATGTTTTTCAGCATTAAAGGCAACAGCTCATGTAAGCAGGCTCAAGGCGCGATGAAGGGGTACGTACCAGCATTCCACCGACAAGACTGTCGATAAAACTCAAAAGTTCCTTCCCCCCTTCTGCCTGCCCGCCGTTACAAGCGGTATGCGCTGCAAAAGCAATGACGCACAAACATTCTACACCCATTTTGTCCTCTAAGTATATCACACAATCAAGATTAATAATTATCGCTAATTGGTAAAAACCTTGCGGATGTTGTGTTTCGTGCGTATTCGTCATTTTTACGTCTGATTTTTTCGGTTTTTATCGCATAAATCCCCTGTTTAACGTCATTTCCAAAAATTTTCATTAGCGCAGCATTTTCAAAATATACATCAACTTTTACAAAATATTTGCATATCTTGCGTTTTAATGATATAATTAGTAAAATTCGTTTTCACGACGAAAGGATGGTGTGTCATGACCCCCGCAAAATACCAGATGCGCTTAAATTGGGACGATTCCTGGCACATGGATCGCCCCCATTTTCATGAGGATATCGAAATATTACTCTGTCTCTCGGACGGTGGCGATTTCTTTATCGAAAACGAGCTTTACCCCATGCACTGGGGCGCACTTTTTCTCATCGGTGAGGCCACACTACACAAGAGCACTGCAAGCGATTCTTACAAGCGCTATGTGTTGCATATATCATCGAGTACACTCCAGGAACTTTCAATGCCCAAAAGTGATTTTCTGGCCTGCACCCGCGAGTCGGGCCACTGCGTATTGTTGGAAAAGGAAAAGACTTTCGAGCTAATCAAGCTGTTCGAGCAGTTGGAAAAACCGCGTGCCGATGTGTTTGGCAGCGATATGCAGGACATGATTATATTATTGAGCCTTTTGCTTAAGGTTTTCTCATCCTTTGAAACAACCGACCGCAGCAAAGTGGTCTTAAACCCCGACTTTGCCCGCATTTCTCCCATACTTGAATTTATTCAAGTACATTTGGCTGAGCCGCTTACATTGGATATCATTGCTGCAAACTGCTTTATCAACAAATATCACCTGTGCCATTCCTTTAAGGCCGTCACCGGTTTTTCAGTCATGGAATACATCATACACTGCCGAGTACTCAAGGCGCGCGAACTACTGAGAAAGGGCATGCGCGTGCAGGAGGTAGGCGAGATGGTAGGTTTTCGCAACAACGAGCATTTTATTCGCACCTTTGGTACTCTCACTGGCACCTCACCCAAGCGCTACGCCAAGGAGTATCTCGCTGGAGATAAGTGTTAACACTTTCTAAAACGCCGATATGCGTCTGAACTGTCTGTTTTAAACTCGTAATTTGCAGACAGCGTTTTCAGGTTGCATGCCGGCGTTTTTTGGTGTACCCTTAAAGATATTCCTGTGCTAGGCGCACAGCTCCATTTATGATCAATAAAAAGCCTGAGGTTGTATTATTTATCCGCAACAATTTTGACTGTCGCGCCTTGTTATTCCATCCATTTAAATAACATTATACCATCTTTGACGCAGCATTGAAATACGACACGAAACAAGGGGGCCTTATTATGAATTTTCATGCCTATCCCTATCCTTCGCAGCGCCGGGTTACCTTTGGCGCACGAGGCATGGTCGCCACATCTCAGCAGCTTTGCGCACAAGTCGGGTTGGATATTTTAAAACAAGGCGGCAACGCTATAGATGCTGCCATTGCCACCGCAGCCTGTCTCACAGTCGTCGAACCCTGTTCCAACGGCATCGGCGGCGACGCCTTTGCGCAGGTTTGGACAAAGGACGGTTTGTTTGGCCTAAATTCTACTGGCTTTTGCCCAGAACTTCTAACTGCACAAAAGGTACGTGATGCAGGACATAAAATCATGCCAAAAGTTGGCTTTTTTTCACAGACCGTGCCGGGCGTTCCTGCTGCCTGGGCCGCGCTTTCAGAGCGATTTGGCCGACTACCGCTGATTGAAGTGCTTACTCCCGCCATCCGTTACGCCTCCGATGGCTTTACGGTTGGTCCCACCGTCGCGGAAAGGTGGCAAGTTGCCGCTGAACAAACTTATGCGCCCTATAGAGAACGCCCCGAATTCGCCGAGTGGTTCCGTGTGTTCACCAAGAACGGTAAAGCACCGCAAGCCGGGGAATGCTGGCGGCTACCGGATCATGCAAAAACGCTCGCCGAAATTGCCAACACTGGTGCCAAGTCCTTTTACAGCGGCGGTCTGGCAGAAGAAATTGACCGCTATATGCGTACAGCTGGCGGCTTTTTGCGTAAAAATGACCTAAACGCCTTTTCGCCTGAGTGGGTGACTCCGCTCACTACCGCCTATCGAGGCTATGACATTTGGGAGCTGCCGCCCAACGGACAAGGCATGATTGCGCTCATGGCGCTAAACATCCTTAATGACATGACGTTGCCTGCACTGGATGACCCCAAAAGTTGGCACCTGCAAATTGAGGCGCTTAAACTAGCCGCTACCGACGCTTACCACTACATTGCCGACCCACGCACCGGTATGGCAGCCACAGCGCAGCAGCTACTTAGCACCGCCTATGCCCAGCGACGTCGCGCGCTCATTACCGACGAAGCGCTGCTACCCACCGTAGGCAACCCGACCGATGGCGGCACCGTCTATCTCTGTACTGCAGATGCCGATGGCAATATGGTGTCCTACATTCAGTCGAATTATAACGGTTTTGGTTCAGGTATTGTTGTTCCCGGCACCGGTATCGCCCTGCACAACCGTGGTAGCGGCTTTTATCTCGACGAAAGCAGCCCCAATTGTCTTGCGCCCGGCAAACGACCTTATCACACAATTATTCCTGGTTTTATCTCGAAAGATGGTCAACCAGTTGCACCGTTTGGTGTTATGGGCGCCTTTATGCAACCACAAGGGCACCTTCAAGTCGTGCTCAGAATGCTCGAATATGGCCAGAATCCTCAATCGGCGCTAGACGCCCCACGCTGGTACTGGACTGGTGAGCGTTGTGTCAGTTTAGAGCATGGTGTTCCACTGTATATCGCGCGCGCACTCGAACAGATGGGGCACCACGTTAGCTATTCGGTCGACCGTGCGCCTTTCGGCCGGGGCCAGATCATCTGGCGTCAGCAAAACGGCGTATACGCCGGTGGCACTGACCCGCGCTGCGACGGCGCCGTCGTCGCTCAATAGAAAGGATTTGATCTTATTATGACACTGCAGTTTATCGTTATTATCGGCTTGATGGTCGCGTTACTTTGCGGTTTGTTTATCTTTGCCCTGATATCCAAAAATAAAGACCCGATGATGCAGGGGGGCTGCCACGGTGACTGTTCACATTGTACTGCGCACTGTGATGAAGAGGATAACAAAAACCGCAAATAAGGAGTCCATCAACATGCAAACACCCTTAAGCTTTAGACCCGCAACCTACGCCGATATTCCACAGATACTCCATTTTATCAAACTGTTAGCTGAATACGAAAAGCTTAGCAATGAGGTGACAGCCACCGAAGCACTGTTGAGGGAATGGCTGTTTGAAAAGAAAAAAGCCGAAGTTATTTTTGCCGAAATTAATCAGGAAGTTGTTGGCTTTGCACTGTTCTTTTATAATTTTTCTACCTTTTTAGGCCGTGCTGGTCTTTATCTTGAAGATCTTTACGTTAAAGAGTCCTACCGCGGTAAAGGTTACGGCAAGGCTATTTTACAGGAGCTTGCCAGACTGGCCGTTGAACGCGGCTGCGGCCGGCTTGAGTGGCAATGCCTAGATTGGAATAAGCCGAGTATCGATTTCTATCTTTCACTTAATGCCCGCCCGATGGACGATTGGACAGTATACCGCCTAACCGGGGACACTCTGCTTGCTATGGCCAAGAATTAAGATGCTACAAGCTAAGGCGACCGCGTTTAAAAACGCGGTCGCCTTAGCTTGACTTTTTCGACAGGGGGGGATATATAAAATCCCCGCCCTGTTTTTTTGCTGTCGGGTAGTGATTAGCCGTTAGCTCTAAGCTCAGCAAGACAGTGTCCACAGACATTTTTATCTTTGTACACCGTAATGTTATCGGCACTCCCACAAAAAATACAGGCGGGTTCATACTTTTTAAGTAGAATGTTGCTGTGGTCCACATAAATTTCTAAAGAATCTCTCTCAGAAATCCCCAATGTCCGCCTTAATTCGATTGGCAGCACGATCCTTCCCAAATCGTCAATTTTCCGTACAATACCTGTCGCTTTCATAAATTCACTCCTCCTCTTTGATAATAAAAACAGGGCGTGTGGAACGTTTTTTGTTTTAAACTCCCTATTTGTCATATCGCAGTTATTATACCGCATAGATAAACTAATGTAAAGATGAAAAATGTTAAATTTTGTAAAATAATCAAAATAATTCTTATTACTTATGTTTAAATTTGGTGCTCAAATTCATTTATGTTTCATACGCTTATTCATAGGGGTGACGCATATGATGACTGCTATTTTCTGCGTAATGCTGCTTGGTGGGATTGTTTTTGGCGCGCTCACCGGCAGAATGCCGCAGGTATCTGATGCACTACTTAAAGAAAGCGGCCGCGCCATCGAGCTGATATTGTCGCTGGCAGGGAATTTTTGCCTTTGGGGTGGCATTATGCGTATTGCAGAGGAATCCAAGCTAACCACCGCGCTGGCGCATTTGGCGTCGCCGGTAACCTGCCGACTATTCAAAGGGCTTCGCCCACAAGGTAAGGCCATGCGTGCAATTTCGATGAACATGGTCGCAAACCTGCTCGGACTGGGTAACGCCGCTACGCCACTGGGCATCACCGCCATGAAAGCCATGGAAGAAGAAGAACGCGCCAATGGTACAGCCACTGATAACATGGTGCTTTTTGTGGCTATGAATACGGCATCGCTTCAACTGCTGCCTACCACCACCGCCATGTTGCGGTCTGCTGCAGGTAGCAGAGCGCCGCTGGACATTTTGCCAGCCGTCTGGGTGGCGTCCGCTGTTTCGGTTCTATCTGGCATTATAGCCGCCAAACTGCTGTCCAACAGGAGAAATCGCTCATGACTGCGGTGAGCAGCTGGGCGATCCCGACTGTCATCGGGCTGATCGTAATGTGGGGTTGGGTCAGCGGTATCAATGTATTCGACTCGTTTTTAAATGGTGCGCGCACCGGTATCGGCGTTGCGTTTAAAATTATCCCTGCGCTGGTCGCACTGATAACTGCAGTGGGGGTTTTCAAGGCCTCC from Oscillospiraceae bacterium MB24-C1 includes the following:
- a CDS encoding AraC family transcriptional regulator; the protein is MTPAKYQMRLNWDDSWHMDRPHFHEDIEILLCLSDGGDFFIENELYPMHWGALFLIGEATLHKSTASDSYKRYVLHISSSTLQELSMPKSDFLACTRESGHCVLLEKEKTFELIKLFEQLEKPRADVFGSDMQDMIILLSLLLKVFSSFETTDRSKVVLNPDFARISPILEFIQVHLAEPLTLDIIAANCFINKYHLCHSFKAVTGFSVMEYIIHCRVLKARELLRKGMRVQEVGEMVGFRNNEHFIRTFGTLTGTSPKRYAKEYLAGDKC
- a CDS encoding gamma-glutamyltransferase family protein, producing MNFHAYPYPSQRRVTFGARGMVATSQQLCAQVGLDILKQGGNAIDAAIATAACLTVVEPCSNGIGGDAFAQVWTKDGLFGLNSTGFCPELLTAQKVRDAGHKIMPKVGFFSQTVPGVPAAWAALSERFGRLPLIEVLTPAIRYASDGFTVGPTVAERWQVAAEQTYAPYRERPEFAEWFRVFTKNGKAPQAGECWRLPDHAKTLAEIANTGAKSFYSGGLAEEIDRYMRTAGGFLRKNDLNAFSPEWVTPLTTAYRGYDIWELPPNGQGMIALMALNILNDMTLPALDDPKSWHLQIEALKLAATDAYHYIADPRTGMAATAQQLLSTAYAQRRRALITDEALLPTVGNPTDGGTVYLCTADADGNMVSYIQSNYNGFGSGIVVPGTGIALHNRGSGFYLDESSPNCLAPGKRPYHTIIPGFISKDGQPVAPFGVMGAFMQPQGHLQVVLRMLEYGQNPQSALDAPRWYWTGERCVSLEHGVPLYIARALEQMGHHVSYSVDRAPFGRGQIIWRQQNGVYAGGTDPRCDGAVVAQ
- a CDS encoding FeoB-associated Cys-rich membrane protein, encoding MTLQFIVIIGLMVALLCGLFIFALISKNKDPMMQGGCHGDCSHCTAHCDEEDNKNRK
- a CDS encoding GNAT family N-acetyltransferase; translation: MQTPLSFRPATYADIPQILHFIKLLAEYEKLSNEVTATEALLREWLFEKKKAEVIFAEINQEVVGFALFFYNFSTFLGRAGLYLEDLYVKESYRGKGYGKAILQELARLAVERGCGRLEWQCLDWNKPSIDFYLSLNARPMDDWTVYRLTGDTLLAMAKN
- a CDS encoding AbrB/MazE/SpoVT family DNA-binding domain-containing protein, translating into MKATGIVRKIDDLGRIVLPIELRRTLGISERDSLEIYVDHSNILLKKYEPACIFCGSADNITVYKDKNVCGHCLAELRANG
- a CDS encoding spore maturation protein A, giving the protein MMTAIFCVMLLGGIVFGALTGRMPQVSDALLKESGRAIELILSLAGNFCLWGGIMRIAEESKLTTALAHLASPVTCRLFKGLRPQGKAMRAISMNMVANLLGLGNAATPLGITAMKAMEEEERANGTATDNMVLFVAMNTASLQLLPTTTAMLRSAAGSRAPLDILPAVWVASAVSVLSGIIAAKLLSNRRNRS